AGTTAGCTGGCTGGGTAAAAATCCCTGCACATCGCTATCTATGTATATTATATTCAACAACGACAGCTATGAAAGAACATTCAATGCATCaaaggtatttttttgtttttctgttttttgtttttttgtttttttactttttttctaagCATTATAAAATCCTTTCCTGGTACACCTCAGGATAACCCAATGTTTTAATACTTAGGCAACACTGGCTTATAAAGTCCATGGTTGAATATAAGCCTTGAAAagtttgtttctctctcttttgtgtatatgtgtgtgtgtgcacatgttttgttcgtatatatttatatatatattttaataagtgAGGATGGGGAATTCAGGACTTGTGGGCTTTGTTGGTTTTAAAGGAAACTTGCAACACTCTGTCTCCCAGGCGGTACCCGTTGAGGCTGGCGATGGCCATGGCTGCCTCGTCGTAGTTGGTCATGGTGACAAAGCCAAATCCCTTGCACTTGTTGGTGTTGAAGTCGCGGATGACCTTGACGTTGTTCACTGCACCGAAGGGGCCAAAGAGTTGCCAGAGGACGCTCTCATCGGAGTCAGGGGACAGGTTGTAGACAAAGATGCACCAGCCTGTTCCTGTGTGCCCAGGAATGTTCATTCCCACAAGGCTTGTCATTCCGTCGATGGTGATTGGGGAGAACCTGGGGGGACAAGCAGAAGGGGGGACTGGTCCAGACATCAGTCTGACCACAGATAACAAACGGATGCACAGACACAGACACGGGGCGGAGGGCTGAGTGAGTGTTTGCAGGAGAGTGTGCAGGGTttagaaacaaaaatacaaaaactaaTGTCTGTGGCATTTCTTCTGATGGGAATGGCTAGACTGGTCAAGGCACCTACATGCCAAGAGAAAGGCTGAGGTCAATTCCTAAAAACCCATGAGGGATTCCCAGGGCTCCCTGAGCTACGTTCTGCCATAGTTCTGTCACAGACATGCTCACAGGGTATCCAACTTCTCCCATCTCTAACCCCCCACCAACAGACAGGGAGCTCTTGGGATATGGgactttttattcattctattgatctatttatttattcagtggAACACTTATAGGAATCTCACAGAAACActgatacatagaaaacactcaataaatatttattgattagaTAAGTGAATAACTTCGATTGATCTCAATGCTTGGgaaatcatttatatatatatatatatatttaggcaGAATAAGGTATAGCCCTAGAAAGTGCTCAAGTCTACCATCATTGCAGTTGCTTGATTGCTAGCTGTCAAAGAGCTCTTGGTATGACTGAGGACAGAGGTAAGTGAGAATGAATACACATGCCTTGTTACTAATCACATAGGTGGCTCACGTTTTACTTAACATTTATTCAAAAGGGTTCCAATGAAAAAAACCCTGTAACAATAATATGTATCAGCCATTGATGCTATATTATCTGGATTATTTCTAAGTGTCAGAGGAGCAAAAGTTCAAGTTGTTTCTGAAGTTATATATTTTGAATCACTAtatattagaaaaacagaaaactgttaTTTGCCCTATTACAACTACTTTTGTATTATGCGTCAAAATCTTCTCAGTTTCCATATTATCTTGAAAGGGAAAACAACCCTTCAGATTCTATTCACTGTCTGGTAAAATAAATTTATGTGTAATTTGTGATGGATGCATCAGAAAAAACAATTAGGTTACTAGTGCCTAAAGCAGAAAattttttgttaatatatttatttcataccaAACTTTTTGACCCTATACACTGACGAGTAGTTTGCTTTTTAGTCTGTTGGGTATTTTGGGGGAGGTGGGTGGGacaaggaggggaagagaaaactgAGTAAGAGCATGGGGTAAAGCATGACATaagactgttttaaaaataagaaatattcttAGAGATTGGAAAGTCCTATTTTAGGGAATAATTCTATATCTAACTAGAATTTAGGTAATCAAATGGTTGCTGAAGGTACATTAAACATAACATCTCAatagacattctttttttctattattcaCTAAGGTAATCTTTCTTCTCatttaaaaacagcaaaacaaaGTGCTCTCCCCCCTCCTCAGTTATCACGGTAAAGACTCTTAGAAGGGCAAACCCATGCCTAATTGCTATCTGCATTATTTCTGAAGCCTGTCTTCTCAACCTTCTCTCCTCCAACTGGTGAAATGACTCCTTTCAGTTTATAGGTAGAGAACAGCCAAGAACTTATTATATCAACTCAGCTGATACTGTAGAGTTGGTAACGGCTATCTGGAGCACTTTGGTAGGAAGGATTCTGGATCCAAATCTGagttaaataggaaaaaaagaatgctgaAGTGAAGTCTCCTCTTCTATGGGTGGGGATTGGAGGAGGTGGCAGTACGCATTCCACAGCTGTCTTTCCTGGTCTCACCTACATAGTAAGCATCACTCGTTTCATAACATTTGTTGCTACCTCACAAATGTCAGAGAGGAGCAGAAGTATCAGGTAGAGCTAGTAAAGATGTAAAATGCCTGGGGACAGGCAACAGTGTGCTAAACAGGTGGAGAAAATTCACTATTAATTTCTCTGGTGCCGGGATTGAGATTCGAGAGCCCAGTAAGAACTGGTGCTCAGATAGTGTAGTCTGCAGTCAAGCTACCTCCTCCACTGTGTGCCAGTTTCCAGAGTCAGGGGTACTTACCATGCATGGTCAACTGGTGAAAGAACTGCCTAGTGTTGGGAGTGTGACGCAGACTATTAGAGGCCACATCTCTTTCCCTTGACTGTAGGAAGGGGAATTAAAGCGTGCAGCTCTACTGAGCAAGATGATGAAGATGCCATGTCCCTAGCAGTTCAATGGAGCTTATTAAAAGcacatatgggaatctcatggACACAATGACATAACACACCCAAGTTCCTTAGATTCTGCTTTCAGAAGGGGCCTGGAACACCCTTGTAACTGCATTCAGAGAGCCCCCAAAGCCTTGACTCTATttgtgcccccaccccccacagaaaggctttaaatgaaagaaacagcAAGTTtaaaacacatatacatatacaaccAAGGGAGGATTTATAATAACTGTTAAAACCTGTAACAAAAGAAATCCCTGGTTGAGGTGCACACAGATACACTTCATGCTTAGGACTTGCCGTGAAATGCACACGGAGATGGGGGCAGGCATCAGAAAGTCATCCACGCTTTTATTCATGCTTTGGCCAGGGCTGGTAGTCCAAAATCTAATTTTTCCACTGACAATCATAAGATTGTCAACCATGATTAGCAAAATGTTCTAATTTTGATTTGCTGGAATCTGCCCTCTTAACTGAATCTTGGCATTGCTAATGCAAAACAGTTGCTCTGCAAGTTTGCAAAATCAGCCAGCAAAGAGTCCGAGACTTCCCCCATAGGGAGCCATTCAGAAGACCAGATTATCAAGGGTTTGGTAGCTGCGGCACCTGAACCATAGGAGAAGCCCAcctgcaaataaaagaaaaagtgaaacacacaaacacactttgTGTgccctaaaagaaacaaaaccaactgaggtctgaaattaaaattaagaatttgacATGCtggtggaagaaaaaggaagaattaaaaaaaaagtaaagttagtgaattaaaaaaaaaaattctagcccCAGTCTGTGCCAACACGGACATCTGGCAATCTGTGGAGTTTTAATTACCTCTTTACGCCATAGGCCATATTAAGCAAATTGTCCAGCCTGCAAAGAGAAGGAGGGTCTCTGGGTTAATGCCTCACAGATGGCAAGATCGTTCAATGGAACTATTAATAAGAATGCTccattttcaaagaagaaaagctCAACAACTTTCCCCAATGCTTAGGAGTTTATCCACCAGTAGTTTCCCCCTTTCCTGTCTCCAACTGTAAGTAATTCAGGTTCAAGTCAATGCTAGAGTTGAAAGAAAGTGTCTAATGATCTCCCTTTCTTTCAACGTCTGAATCAATCCCACTCCCCCCTCTCAGAACATTTGTggggattttattttatattgtgtgTGCAATTGTTAGAAAAGGAGAGCTTCTTAAATTGTTCACCTTTGACTGTAATTAAACTTGTGAATAAAGGTCTCCAGAGTAACAATACATGCACACAATGCTCATCAGAACCTATCTTTTCTCTTAGCTTAGCTACATTAATTAAATATATGGTTAAGAAGATTTAATTAATGTATATTGGTTTTGGGGGTTAAGATCTTTAAAAATTGGCTTACTATTTACAGCCTGAAAGCACTTTCCAGCAAACTGCCATTATGTTTTAATCTTCCTCACGTTCAGCACCTTACTTGGGGACAAGCTACTCACACCATGGGGCAGTAGTAACCATAGTTTCCACCATTAGAAGCCTGCTGGAGAGGCTTTTTACATAAATACTGCATGTGCTctcacacaaaataaaaattagatgaCTTGGACTCTTCATGAAATCATTAACCATTTCAAATTCACAGGGAATGGGAAGAAACTAAAGAGGCTGATATTTTCTCCTGATTGTGGCCAGATGAAGGGCCTACTATCTTCCCATGTGATATTTGACAATGAGAAAAACCCTTTCATTAAAGGGAAATGGGGACATGTGTGGAATAGGATAATCATCTAAAATGCATCATGGGTGGGCCAAAAATATCCCATCTCTCATCCCCAATTGCCTGTCAGATAGAAGCTGGTCAAGGTGGTACTGCCTGCATGGAGAGAAacctgcctttaaaaaaaatgtgcccGAAGGAAACTACCCCACTGCATCAGGAGCATCCGGGGTTTGGGAACCTGATGCAGGAAACACTAATAAGGCCTGGACAAAAATCTTCCTCCTTGTCTACCCAGAGTCTGGTGATGTTAACAGTCATGGTAAAGGTAATACTCAAAGAGAGTgccttcccctttctccccacccaACAGTTGCCTGCGGAGGGAAAAAGAGGACAAGCAAAGACACTTCCTCTGGCAAGGATCTGCCTCCCAGTCGACTCTTCTCTTTGACTTTATTAAAATACACTGTCCAGCCTTAAGTATGCTGAATGTGGTTACTTATCTGTGATTAATTCTTGTTGAAACTGACTTTTCTTATTTGGTTAAAAGCAGTAATTTTGTTTCCACTAAGGAATCTAAAGTTTAACCACATTGTCACGGTGGTGAAGTGGGAGAGGGTTTGGAAGAGCATCTGATCCAATCATCTCCTTCTACAggagtggaaactgaggcatgggggAGTTTCACACAGTGATTCCTGGGGCCAGAGGTTCTTACCCTTGCCCCATCCGTCAGAGTCAGTGGCTGTCCCTGGCCCTCGCCCAGCCCTGTAACCATGTAGCAGGGCTCCTTCCCCTGTGGGCATGCCTACCTGAACCTCTGAGCCTGGTGGTGAAGTGGGCCAGGGTAGCGCCGGTTGGGGGACTGGTAGAGCTGGGAGAGCAGAGCCTGGCTGGATTTCTGGCTGGGGTTGTTGGCAAACTTCACAGTAATCGGTTCCGTAGCACCGCTGGGCTTCTGGCCATTTAGCCCTTTGATGGCTTCTTCTGCCTCGATCCTCTTATCAAAGCGGATGAATCCCACCCCTCTGGACACccctggaaaaagagaaagagcctCCATAAAGATTGAACAAACCAGTCCTGTAAACATCTTGGGGAAGAGACGGACTGGGCCCCATGGATATTCTGTGGCACTCAGCCCACCTGTGGGTCAGAGTTGCATTCAGCTCGAGTCACTCTCACCCATCAAAACACAGCTGCCTACATTTCTGCCTCATGGCTCTGGTCAGATGACTCCCACTCATGGAACTGAAGGGGTCTCTCACAGGTGTCTCTTGCAGGCCTCCGCTACTGTCCTAATCAGTCCTCATCTCCCTTGGGTTGCATAACTGATTACCCACTGTCCAGGATCTAGTCCTCCAAAGTGTCCTCCATGCCTATCAACTAAGCCATCTATTTGAAAAGCAAACGCTGTCATATTACATTCTATACCATTTTTGGACATTTTGAATTTTGTCTCTTGTGGATGGCACCGATTCCTCACTGCCTcccactccaaacagaataacaaacaaaacccacaaaaacaaaaaaaacattccATGGCTCCACATTACATACAGATGAAGTCCAGACTTCTTGGTATGGCATCAAACCTCCCCAATATCTGGTGCCAAATCCCCTGTTGAGCCTCATGCCAGCCACTCTGAACTGCCTGCCATTCCTTCAACAGGTTGTATTGTTCCTTGACTCAATGCCTTGGCACATGCTGTCCTCTCTACCTAGAATGCTCTATCCTTCTTTCTTGCCAGATAACTGTGAGTCATCCTCCAAAACCTTGTTTAAACATCCCTTCCTCAATGGAAGCGCCCCAACAaccaccctacccccacccccaggcacaGCATGCCTTCTTCTGAGCCTCACAGTTTGGACAAGGCCCTAGCAGGTATTCGTCACACTGGAGTCCTGTGAGTGCGGGGACTGTGCCTCATTCACCCCTCGTCCTGGTTCCCCCTGGCCAGTATCTGGGGCAGAGCTGGCTTCAGTGAGGGTTTGTTGCATGGATCAAATCATAAACAAGTGCTAAACTACTCTCAGGGGATGACTTTTAAATTGGGTCAAATGGGGGGTGAAAACACCTTGTCATTAAAAATGGAACCCTACAGGCCTTACATTTCTTACTGAGAGGTGGTGGTTATGCTTCTTTATTATGGATAAAGCACCACTGTACCAGATCCTGGGTTCATATACCTGACCTGCTACTAAGAAGCTGGTGGGAAGTCAGGGACCCAATTTTGGACCTCTGCAGTTTGAGGTTCCCTCTAACACTATAATGCTATGAATTGGACCTAGAACTCCAATACAGGTTCTTTTCATATACAGAAATATTGTTACTTGGTTGAGGGTTAAAAGAGACTTTGAAGGTCGTACATCCTCACTCCCAACCTGATGCTCGATCTTCTTTATAATCCTGCCAAGTGGTTCAGCTGCTGCTGGAACAATTCCATGATGGAGAACTCACTACCTCTCAGCGTGGCCCATTTTAAATTTGGGCAGTTCACTGAGAAGAGGTCTTTCTCCCAAGTCAAAAATCTGTCTACTCATGATCCATACCCTCCACCTTAAACAACTATTACCCCTTGCTCCTATGGGCCACATGTCACTGGCTGGTGCCATTGtgacacaaagaaaagaaattacaaaaaatacTTAACCTGTGACTTGGTCAACCAGGATTCGTGAGGTGATGATACGGCCATATTGTGAGAAAAGCTGCTCCAGTTCCTTCTGGGTCATGGTTTTGGGAAGGCCGCTAACGTAGAGGTTAGCATCCCTGATTGAGGCAGAGCTCGGACGGGCATATGAAACCTAGAACAAGGCAAGAGGAGCTGAATCCATTACAGGCCATCACCCTCAAAGTAGAGACTGAGTCAACCACCAAGATGACAGGCCCTCCTCTATCGTTACAACTCATGGTATCAGTTCAAATAACTGATTTTTAGCTACTCTTGTAATAGTACTGAGAACCAAGAGAACAGCAATAGAGGAACAAAAGATGAGTTGAGATAACTTAAAACAAAAGCACAGATAAGGGTCTCTAAGTGCAGAACAAAATAGCTACTGTATAGCAGCTGTTAAAGTCAGACCTACCCACGCATGGCATTCTGAAGATTACCTCCTGGATAGGGGTGTATAGATGATTTACTGTATCCAACACATAATAATCCTTGaataaaccacacacacacacacacacacacacaaaacctcaTGAAATTCTGCACTGCACATTTCTCTGTCTTTGCTATGCTCCCCACCTCCATCTCTTTTTTGAACACATAAAAGCGATCAGGTTCTCTGCAAGATTTTTATGTCCCATCCTTTTTGTTGTTCCAATCTGTTCCCACAAGGTCTGCTCTGGCTGAATGACAAAGTGCTGCTGAAATGGGGCTGAATGAACATCTGCTTGCGAAACTGAATATGTGACCTTGTCATTACATCTGCAAGAACCAGTTGCCTTCTAACTTTGAAGCAGAGCAGATAAAACCACAATAAACAAAATGGGGGCAccgaggaaaggagggagggagagagggcagtaggagagagaagagattcTCGCTGATGGTTTTAATAAGTTTGACTTTGTAAATTTGTCCTCCCAGATCtctcaactgtttttttttttcccaaaaagctAACACAGAAGTGTAAACAGATCTGAAATTCCATCTGCAAGAAGCCAAATCTGTAGCAGTACACATAAGCAAAGCAAACCCCAGCAGTCATTAATTTTAgactttcatttacttatttatttatttttttagaaaacaaCATCAGacatttgaaatataatttacagCTAGTCTAACAAAAGCACTTTCCTGCTAAAGCTATTTCTGGGGTGGTTATGGCTCAGAATAGACGATGAAAACAGTCATTTCAGAGTACATCTGACAATGTTGGACAGGAAGGGACCTATATGCCTTAGCATTTTTCAGTTgagaattttatttaatctatatAACCGGTTCATAAGACCTGCTAAGACTGTAGCAGCgagcgtgtgtgtgtgcacacacaaaaGCATGGGAGCGAAGGGAATTACATGTGCTAAACTGGATCTTTGGCATTAAGAACTAAACCTCCAGCAGCAAAGTAGACCTATCTTCTGAGGCCTTCAGGGGAGAGAGTGGGTCTAGGACTGAAGGATCAGCAGA
Above is a genomic segment from Dasypus novemcinctus isolate mDasNov1 chromosome 9, mDasNov1.1.hap2, whole genome shotgun sequence containing:
- the ELAVL4 gene encoding ELAV-like protein 4 isoform X1 gives rise to the protein MEWNGLKMIISTMEPQVSNGPTSNTSNGPSSNNRNCPSPMQTGAATDDSKTNLIVNYLPQNMTQEEFRSLFGSIGEIESCKLVRDKITGQSLGYGFVNYIDPKDAEKAINTLNGLRLQTKTIKVSYARPSSASIRDANLYVSGLPKTMTQKELEQLFSQYGRIITSRILVDQVTGVSRGVGFIRFDKRIEAEEAIKGLNGQKPSGATEPITVKFANNPSQKSSQALLSQLYQSPNRRYPGPLHHQAQRFRLDNLLNMAYGVKRFSPITIDGMTSLVGMNIPGHTGTGWCIFVYNLSPDSDESVLWQLFGPFGAVNNVKVIRDFNTNKCKGFGFVTMTNYDEAAMAIASLNGYRLGDRVLQVSFKTNKAHKS
- the ELAVL4 gene encoding ELAV-like protein 4 isoform X2 — protein: MVMIISTMEPQVSNGPTSNTSNGPSSNNRNCPSPMQTGAATDDSKTNLIVNYLPQNMTQEEFRSLFGSIGEIESCKLVRDKITGQSLGYGFVNYIDPKDAEKAINTLNGLRLQTKTIKVSYARPSSASIRDANLYVSGLPKTMTQKELEQLFSQYGRIITSRILVDQVTGVSRGVGFIRFDKRIEAEEAIKGLNGQKPSGATEPITVKFANNPSQKSSQALLSQLYQSPNRRYPGPLHHQAQRFRLDNLLNMAYGVKRFSPITIDGMTSLVGMNIPGHTGTGWCIFVYNLSPDSDESVLWQLFGPFGAVNNVKVIRDFNTNKCKGFGFVTMTNYDEAAMAIASLNGYRLGDRVLQVSFKTNKAHKS